The Arachis hypogaea cultivar Tifrunner chromosome 16, arahy.Tifrunner.gnm2.J5K5, whole genome shotgun sequence genome contains a region encoding:
- the LOC112755068 gene encoding polygalacturonase inhibitor, giving the protein METMLKLCFLSLLLLSPFAFSELCNPSDKKALLQIKKDFNNPNAAVFPSWNLAIDCCDWNGIECDSNTNRVISLTIITDDSLSGQIPPAVGDLPYLQTLEFHKLPKLTGPIPPAITKLTNLKELYLSWNNLSGPVPDFFPQLTSLEFLDLSFNNLSGRIPSSLSQIPNLQSLRLDRNRLTGPIPDSFGYFRQKGIGLDLSHNQLSGPIPASLTRLEPERIFLSRNKLIGDAYMLFGANKSTQQIDISRNMFSFDLSKVEFPTSNLIMVDLNHNQIYGSIPQQIIQVDFLQIFNVSYNRLCGEIPQGGRLQRFDNTTYFHNKCLCGSPLPSCK; this is encoded by the coding sequence ATGGAAACCatgctcaagttatgcttcctttCACTACTATTACTCTCTCCATTTGCATTCTCCGAACTATGCAACCCAAGTGACAAGAAAGCGTTGCTCCAAATCAAGAAGGACTTCAACAACCCTAATGCCGCGGTGTTTCCCTCCTGGAACCTAGCCATTGATTGTTGCGACTGGAATGGCATCGAGTGTGACTCCAACACCAACCGTGTTATCTCCCTCACTATCATAACCGATGATAGTTTGTCGGGACAAATACCACCCGCCGTGGGTGACCTTCCTTACCTTCAAACTCTCGAATTCCACAAGCTACCCAAACTCACCGGTCCAATTCCGCCAGCAATCACAAAGCTCACCAATCTAAAGGAGCTCTATCTTAGCTGGAACAATCTCTCCGGACCTGTACCAGATTTCTTTCCCCAACTCACGAGCCTCGAGTTTCTAGACCTTTCTTTCAATAACCTCTCTGGCCGCATACCTAGCTCACTCTCCCAAATTCCTAACCTACAGTCCCTTCGTTTGGACCGGAACAGGCTCACCGGCCCAATCCCGGACTCGTTCGGGTACTTTAGGCAGAAGGGAATTGGACTAGACCTCTCCCACAACCAGCTTTCAGGTCCCATTCCAGCTTCCCTAACCCGGTTGGAGCCCGAGAGGATATTTCTCTCAAGGAACAAGCTTATAGGAGATGCATACATGCTTTTTGGAGCCAACAAATCGACCCAGCAAATTGACATTTCAAGGAACATGTTCTCGTTTGATCTGTCCAAAGTGGAGTTCCCAACAAGCAACTTGATAATGGTGGACCTGAACCACAACCAGATCTATGGCAGCATTCCGCAGCAGATAATACAAGTGGACTTTTTGCAGATTTTCAATGTGAGCTATAATCGGTTGTGTGGTGAGATACCACAAGGTGGAAGATTGCAGAGGTTTGATAATACTACGTATTTTCACAACAAGTGTTTGTGTGGATCACCACTTCCAAGCTGCAAATGA
- the LOC112755067 gene encoding polygalacturonase inhibitor encodes MASEKSFLLVVAVLLLLSPALGAKERCNPQDKKALLQIKKDFNNPYVLTSWKPEEDCCTWYCVECDRKTNRIVTINIYLSVPETNFSAKIPDSIGLLPYLQTLTLHHLPYLTGPLNPAIAKLTNLNFLQISRTNISGPVPAFLAQLKKLTYIDLSFNNLSGSIPPELGQLPKLEALHLDRNHLTGPIPASFGSLKSNPDIYLSHNNLSGPIPPSFFKLNLTRLDLSRNKLVGDASGLFGATKATETIDLSRNQFAFDLSKIKFSKTIISLDLNHNKLYGALPASLTALDNLQLFNVSYNRLCGKIPVGGNLQKKDVDSYFHNKCLCGSPLPKCSK; translated from the coding sequence atggcaTCAGAGAAGAGTTTTCTTCTTGTTGTGGCTGTGCTGCTTCTGCTCTCGCCTGCACTGGGAGCAAAGGAGCGGTGCAACCCACAGGACAAGAAAGCTCTCCTTCAGATAAAAAAGGACTTCAACAACCCCTACGTGCTGACTTCATGGAAGCCCGAAGAGGATTGCTGCACCTGGTACTGCGTAGAGTGCGACCGGAAAACCAACCGCATTGTCACCATCAACATTTACCTTTCTGTCCCTGAGACTAATTTCTCCGCCAAAATCCCAGACTCCATCGGCCTCCTCCCTTACCTCCAAACCCTCACACTCCACCACCTCCCCTACCTTACCGGCCCACTCAACCCCGCCATCGCCAAGCTCACCAACCTCAACTTCCTCCAAATTAGCCGCACCAACATCTCCGGCCCGGTACCTGCCTTCCTGGCCCAGCTCAAAAAACTCACGTATATTGACCTCTCCTTCAACAACTTATCAGGCTCTATACCCCCCGAGTTAGGCCAGCTGCCCAAGCTTGAGGCCCTGCATCTCGACCGGAACCACTTGACCGGGCCCATCCCTGCCTCCTTCGGCTCCTTGAAGTCCAACCCGGACATATACCTCTCCCACAACAACCTCTCCGGGCCCATCCCTCCCTCGTTCTTCAAACTCAACTTGACGCGGTTGGATCTGTCAAGGAACAAGCTCGTGGGCGATGCGTCTGGGCTTTTCGGGGCCACCAAGGCGACGGAGACGATAGACCTTTCGAGAAATCAGTTTGCATTCGACCTGAGCAAGATCAAGTTCTCAAAGACTATAATTTCATTGGATTTGAACCACAACAAGTTGTACGGTGCGCTACCCGCGAGCCTGACCGCACTAGATAATCTACAGCTCTTCAATGTGAGCTACAACAGGCTTTGCGGGAAGATCCCTGTGGGTGGGAATCTTCAGAAGAAAGATGTTGACTCATATTTCCATAACAAGTGTTTGTGTGGTTCTCCACTCCCCAAATGCAGCAAGTGA
- the LOC112758332 gene encoding bZIP transcription factor TGA10 isoform X6 translates to MVELMIWVNWTKPFFSTSMDKPIPQILFIKTKDPMHVHPSSSNSKASMELVSASKNVPASATAPPPQPPKPVKRESNRKGPTSSSEQEGPKTPDPKTLRRLAQNREAARKSRLRKKAYVQQLESSRIRLNQIEQELQRARSQGIFFGGSGVMGGEQGLGVGINGISTEAAMFDVEYARWLEEHHRLVCELRAAVQEHLPENDLRLFVDNCLAHYDQVMNLKGLVARSDVFHLVSGMWKTPAERCFMWIGGFRPSELIKIMVSQIEPLTEQQILGICGLQQSTQEAEEALSQGLEALNQSLLNTITSDSLSSPPVMATYMGQMALAMNKLATLEDFVKQADNLRQQTVHRLHEILTTRQAARCFLAIAEYFHRLRALSSLWLSRPRQDQ, encoded by the exons CCTATGCACGTTCACCCATCATCATCCaattccaaggcaagtatggagTTAGTTTCTGCTTCCAAGAACGTACCCGCTTCTGCCACTGCTCCTCCTCCTCAACCACCTAAACCTGTCAAG CGAGAGAGTAACCGCAAGGGTCCGACCTCAAGTTCTGAACAAGAAGGGCCCAAAACACCAGACCCCAag ACACTGAGACGACTTGCTCAGAATAGAGAGGCAGCTCGCAAAAGCAGGCTTAGGAAAAAG GCATATGTTCAGCAGCTAGAATCCAGTAGGATTAGGCTTAATCAGATTGAGCAAGAGCTACAGCGTGCTAGATCTCAA GGCATATTCTTCGGTGGAAGTGGAGTTATGGGTGGAGAACAAGGTCTTGGTGTGGGTATTAATGGCATAAGCACAG AGGCTGCAATGTTTGACGTAGAATATGCTAGATGGCTAGAGGAGCACCACCGCCTAGTGTGCGAGCTGAGGGCGGCGGTGCAAGAACACCTACCTGAGAACGACCTCAGACTCTTTGTGGACAATTGCTTGGCGCATTACGACCAAGTTATGAACCTCAAGGGTTTAGTGGCCAGATCCGACGTCTTCCACCTTGTTTCCGGCATGTGGAAGACTCCGGCTGAGCGTTGCTTTATGTGGATCGGTGGATTCAGGCCCTCAGAACTCATTAAG ATTATGGTGAGTCAAATAGAGCCTCTGACGGAGCAACAAATACTTGGGATATGTGGGTTGCAACAATCAACACAAGAAGCAGAAGAGGCTCTTTCCCAAGGCCTTGAGGCTCTCAATCAATCTCTCCTGAACACTATCACATCAGATTCTTTGAGCTCTCCTCCTGTTATGGCTACCTACATGGGACAGATGGCTCTCGCCATGAACAAGCTCGCTACTCTTGAAGATTTCGTCAAACAG GCAGATAATCTACGGCAGCAAACGGTGCACCGTCTGCATGAGATCCTAACGACGCGGCAGGCGGCGAGGTGTTTTCTGGCGATAGCGGAGTACTTCCATCGCCTGAGAGCCCTCAGTTCTCTCTGGTTGTCCCGTCCTCGCCAGGATCAGTAG
- the LOC112755070 gene encoding small ribosomal subunit protein uS10y yields the protein MAYAAMKPTKPGLEESQDQIHKIRITLSSKHVKNLEKVCSDLVRGAKDKRLRVKGPVRMPTKVLHITTRKSPCGEGTNTWDRFELRVHKRVIDLYSSPDVVKQITSITIEPGVEVEVTIADA from the exons ATGGCGTACGCAGCTATGAAGCCCACCAAACCCGGCTTGGAGGAGTCACAAGATCAGATCCACAAGATCAGAATCACCCTCTCCTCCAAGCACGTCAAAAATCTCGAGAAGG tttGCTCTGACTTGGTTCGTGGTGCCAAGGACAAGCGCCTCAGGGTGAAGGGACCCGTGAGGATGCCCACTAAGGTTCTTCACATCACTACTAGGAAATCCCCTTGTGGTGAAG GAACCAACACCTGGGACAGATTTGAGTTACGCGTGCACAAGAGGGTAATCGACCTTTACAGTTCTCCAGATGTTGTTAAGCAGATTACCTCTATCACAATTGAGCCTGGTGTCGAGGTTGAGGTGACAATTGCAGATGCTTAA
- the LOC112758332 gene encoding bZIP transcription factor TGA10 isoform X5, giving the protein MVELMIWVNWTKPFFSTSMDKPIPQILFIKTKDPMHVHPSSSNSKASMELVSASKNVPASATAPPPQPPKPVKQRESNRKGPTSSSEQEGPKTPDPKTLRRLAQNREAARKSRLRKKAYVQQLESSRIRLNQIEQELQRARSQGIFFGGSGVMGGEQGLGVGINGISTEAAMFDVEYARWLEEHHRLVCELRAAVQEHLPENDLRLFVDNCLAHYDQVMNLKGLVARSDVFHLVSGMWKTPAERCFMWIGGFRPSELIKIMVSQIEPLTEQQILGICGLQQSTQEAEEALSQGLEALNQSLLNTITSDSLSSPPVMATYMGQMALAMNKLATLEDFVKQADNLRQQTVHRLHEILTTRQAARCFLAIAEYFHRLRALSSLWLSRPRQDQ; this is encoded by the exons CCTATGCACGTTCACCCATCATCATCCaattccaaggcaagtatggagTTAGTTTCTGCTTCCAAGAACGTACCCGCTTCTGCCACTGCTCCTCCTCCTCAACCACCTAAACCTGTCAAG CAGCGAGAGAGTAACCGCAAGGGTCCGACCTCAAGTTCTGAACAAGAAGGGCCCAAAACACCAGACCCCAag ACACTGAGACGACTTGCTCAGAATAGAGAGGCAGCTCGCAAAAGCAGGCTTAGGAAAAAG GCATATGTTCAGCAGCTAGAATCCAGTAGGATTAGGCTTAATCAGATTGAGCAAGAGCTACAGCGTGCTAGATCTCAA GGCATATTCTTCGGTGGAAGTGGAGTTATGGGTGGAGAACAAGGTCTTGGTGTGGGTATTAATGGCATAAGCACAG AGGCTGCAATGTTTGACGTAGAATATGCTAGATGGCTAGAGGAGCACCACCGCCTAGTGTGCGAGCTGAGGGCGGCGGTGCAAGAACACCTACCTGAGAACGACCTCAGACTCTTTGTGGACAATTGCTTGGCGCATTACGACCAAGTTATGAACCTCAAGGGTTTAGTGGCCAGATCCGACGTCTTCCACCTTGTTTCCGGCATGTGGAAGACTCCGGCTGAGCGTTGCTTTATGTGGATCGGTGGATTCAGGCCCTCAGAACTCATTAAG ATTATGGTGAGTCAAATAGAGCCTCTGACGGAGCAACAAATACTTGGGATATGTGGGTTGCAACAATCAACACAAGAAGCAGAAGAGGCTCTTTCCCAAGGCCTTGAGGCTCTCAATCAATCTCTCCTGAACACTATCACATCAGATTCTTTGAGCTCTCCTCCTGTTATGGCTACCTACATGGGACAGATGGCTCTCGCCATGAACAAGCTCGCTACTCTTGAAGATTTCGTCAAACAG GCAGATAATCTACGGCAGCAAACGGTGCACCGTCTGCATGAGATCCTAACGACGCGGCAGGCGGCGAGGTGTTTTCTGGCGATAGCGGAGTACTTCCATCGCCTGAGAGCCCTCAGTTCTCTCTGGTTGTCCCGTCCTCGCCAGGATCAGTAG
- the LOC112758009 gene encoding cytochrome P450 93A3, with product MADLQDYTAQVLLIISTILVGSIIIRRRRKQNQIKLPPSPPSLPIIGHLHLLSPLPHQDFHKLSTTYGPIIHLYLGSATCVVASTAEAAREFLKIHETSFSDRPTQTVAVESLSYGFKGFVFAPYGPYWKFMKKVCMSELLGGKMLHQLLHVRQQERKRFLSGLAEKGLAGEAVDVGAELMMLTNNVISMMTMRQKSCSEGGGEAETLRKVVEDTVELSGKFNVSDFLWFMKGVDVQGFKKRLKEIRVRFDALLDRVIEEHQRERRKKKEQGSTTGDDDDVKDILDVLLDISEDETAEIKLDTDNIKAFVMDILVGGTDTTAVTMEWAMAELINNPGVMEKAREEIDAVVGNKNRIVEECDIPNLPYIQAIVKETLRLHPPGALIVRECSRTATVDGYHIPARTRLFINAWSIGRDPNHWENPLDFRPERFIDQNGSALTHLDVRGQHFELIPFGSGRRMCPGISLALPLAYVTLASMLQCFEWKLVNGGDDGIVDMEEKAGLVVPRAHPVICVPLPRLYQFPSI from the exons ATGGCTGATTTACAAGACTACACTGCTCAAGTGTTGCTAATAATATCCACCATCTTGGTTGGATCCATAATaataaggagaagaagaaaacaaaatcaaataaagctTCCACCGAGCCCACCATCCCTACCCATCATTGGACACCTCCACCTCCTCTCTCCATTACCGCACCAAGATTTCCACAAGCTCTCAACCACCTATGGACCCATCATCCACCTCTACCTCGGCTCTGCCACTTGCGTGGTGGCTTCCACCGCTGAAGCTGCCAGAGAGTTCCTCAAAATTCACGAAACCTCCTTCTCCGACCGCCCCACACAAACCGTAGCCGTGGAGAGCCTATCCTATGGATTCAAAGGCTTCGTGTTCGCCCCGTACGGACCCTATTGGAAATTCATGAAGAAGGTGTGCATGTCGGAGCTCCTGGGCGGCAAAATGCTCCACCAGCTCCTCCACGTGAGGCAGCAAGAGAGGAAGAGGTTCCTTAGCGGTTTGGCGGAGAAAGGGTTGGCCGGTGAGGCAGTGGATGTTGGGGCAGAACTCATGATGCTGACCAACAACGTGATATCGATGATGACGATGAGGCAGAAGAGTTGTTCTGAGGGGGGAGGAGAAGCGGAGACGCTGAGAAAGGTGGTGGAGGACACGGTGGAGCTGAGCGGGAAGTTCAACGTGTCGGATTTCTTGTGGTTCATGAAGGGTGTTGATGTTCAGGGATTCAAGAAGAGGCTGAAGGAGATTCGGGTAAGGTTCGATGCCTTGCTGGACAGAGTGATTGAGGAGCATCAAcgtgaaagaagaaagaagaaggaacagGGTTCGACAACCGGTGATGACGATGATGTTAAGGATATACTTGATGTCCTTCTTGACATATCCGAAGATGAAACTGCTGAAATCAAATTGGATACAGACAACATCAAAGCCTTCGTCATG GACATACTGGTGGGGGGGACTGACACAACAGCTGTGACAATGGAGTGGGCGATGGCTGAATTAATCAACAATCCTGGCGTTATGGAGAAAGCACGTGAAGAGATCGATGCAGTTGTTGGAAATAAGAACAGGATCGTTGAAGAATGTGACATTCCCAACCTCCCTTACATACAAGCCATTGTGAAAGAAACACTAAGGCTTCACCCTCCAGGTGCATTGATCGTGAGGGAATGTTCTAGAACTGCCACGGTTGATGGCTATCACATTCCAGCAAGGACTCGTTTGTTTATCAATGCATGGTCCATTGGAAGGGACCCAAACCATTGGGAGAATCCCCTTGACTTCAGGCCTGAGAGGTTCATCGATCAAAATGGTAGTGCGTTGACTCATTTGGATGTTAGGGGTCAACACTTTGAGTTGATTCCGTTCGGGAGTGGAAGAAGAATGTGCCCTGGAATTTCTCTGGCTTTGCCGCTTGCATATGTGACACTGGCTTCGATGCTTCAGTGTTTTGAATGGAAGCTTGTCAATGGTGGTGATGATGGGATCGTTGACATGGAAGAGAAGGCTGGGCTTGTTGTTCCCAGGGCTCACCCTGTTATCTGTGTCCCTCTGCCTAGGCTTTATCAATTTCCATCTATATGA
- the LOC112757523 gene encoding uncharacterized protein: protein MVTVNLGMLHYVLDHVYGAFMHRTKMSTPFFSRGWGGTKLEMLERMIKQLFPEVAGQNWPPTVIQPLWKTVWETRTASLREGVFRTPCEDQLLNALPPESHNARVAFLMPKNVPPHAMSCVVHLAGTGDHTFERRLRLGGPLVKENIATMVLESPFYGQRRPMLQRGAKLLCVSDLLLLGRATIEEARSLLHWLDSEAGFGKMGVCGLSMGGVHAAMVGSLHPTPVATLPFLSPHSAVVAFCEGILKHGTAWEALREDLATEKVAMTLEEVRERMRNVLSLTDVTRFPIPQNPNAVIFVAATDDGYIPKHSVLELQKAWPGSEVRWVTGGHVSSFLLHNGEFRRAIVDSLNRLPWKGSS from the exons ATGGTGACGGTGAATCTGGGGATGCTTCATTATGTGCTGGACCACGTGTATGGTGCATTCATGCACCGTACAAAGATGAGCACGCCATTCTTCTCGAGAGGATGGGGTGGCACGAAGCTGGAGATGCTGGAGAGGATGATAAAGCAGTTGTTCCCCGAAGTTGCCGGCCAGAACTGGCCACCCACCGTGATTCAGCCACTTTGGAAGACCGTTTGGGAGACAAGAACGGCTTCCTTGAGAGAAGGGGTCTTCAGGACCCCATGCGAGGACCAGCTTCTCAATGCTTTGCCCCCTGAAAGCCACAATGCTCGGGTTGCTTTCCTCATGCCCAAGAATGTCCCGCCTCATGCAATGTCTTGTGTTGTTCATCTTGCAG GAACTGGGGACCATACATTTGAAAGAAGATTGCGTCTTGGTGGCCCATTGGTGAAGGAAAATATTGCAACCATGGTACTTGAGAG TCCTTTCTATGGACAAAGACGTCCAATGCTGCAGCGTGGGGCAAAACTTTTGTGTGTTAGTGACTTGCTTTTATTAGGAAGAGCAACCATTGAAGAGGCACGCAGTCTCTTACACTGGTTGGACTCTGAGGCTGGTTTTGGCAAGATGGGTGTTTGTGGACTTAGTATGG GAGGAGTGCATGCTGCAATGGTTGGATCACTTCACCCTACACCTGTTGCCACACTCCCTTTTCTCTCACCACATTCTGCCGTTGTCGCATTCTGTGAGGGGATTTTAAAGCATGGTACTGCCTGGGAGGCACTGAGAGAAGATCTTGCAACTGAGAAGGTTGCGATGACTCTTGAGGAGGTGAGGGAACGAATGCGAAATGTGCTGTCTCTCACAGATGTCACACGCTTTCCAATTCCTCAAAACCCCAATGCTGTAATCTTTGTTGCTGCTACA GATGACGGATACATCCCGAAACACTCGGTCCTGGAACTTCAGAAAGCTTGGCCAGGTTCTGAGGTGAGATGGGTCACAGGCGGGCATGTCTCGTCCTTCCTTCTCCACAATGGTGAGTTCCGAAGGGCCATTGTTGACAGTCTTAATAGATTGCCATGGAAAGGGTCATCATAG